Within the Medicago truncatula cultivar Jemalong A17 chromosome 4, MtrunA17r5.0-ANR, whole genome shotgun sequence genome, the region aacaaaataaatttggGCTGCGCAATTCTTTTTGGCAATGACTGACTATTGTGATATATAGGATAACAATGCCGtgcatcatcatcctcttcaagttttttattattatcatcgcAAAAATGTCACTCTAATGTTGGCGTAATCTACTTTCGAAATCTACACAGGACGATAGAACTAGAACCAGATATGGATACAAGAATTAAATCACAAGGGCCCTATTCTGCCCTTTTATTTGGCTTCCTCCTTTCAAAGACTTCCTTGATAGGAGTTTGCCCTGTTCTATCATCCGattacaaattttgaattcttcaacTGCTCTTGcgaagaaattaaaatatgtacaaACAAGCGATTGAAGTTAAAATTGTGGTCAGTAGTATTGACACAAAGTTCACTGCATTGTTGTCAAGAATACTGAGACCTGAAATCCTTTTAACGGTTGTTCCTGGATTTCCAACAACCTACAACATAGAGTGATGAATTTCAGAAATCAAATATCTAATGTCATTGGATTTTGTTCAAATGTAATGCCAATATGAGAGAAAGGTGTATCAAAATTTACCTTCTGGCGAATAGAGCAGAATCCACTAAATTGCAATGTTGCGCCCAATAGAGAGTCAATGATACTTCCACATAGTCCTGCCACGGTAGTGAGGGGTATGACCAATAGTTGCTTGAGAACTCTATCAGACCCACACCTGATTGTCAAAAGTTCTAGAAGAACATACGACACTCCAATGACACTTCCACCAGCTGCAGCTGCTAAAAGTCCTGTTTTTGTTACACCGCCATTTGTACCCTTCCTCACAGGCtgataaaatatcaacaaaaagaaaataaaaatgaataatttattgccatttttcatattctctgAAGTTTAGCATAAATTTTTAATTGAACTTCTCTATTTCAAGATCCACATTGTTGTAGCATGACGTTTTAAGGCGGTGTTTTGTTAACACCAGTCTCTAGCCAATAGGAATGTGATTTACGCGAATGCTCATAGTATCAACcactttgtttaaaaaactaATACTTGTCAACTGctaataaacaaaattgagGTTTGGAATCTAAAGTTCCCCTGAGCAGTTCAAGCTTGTAAACAAAATTAGAGAATTTGTGGATCCTTTATTAAGGGTTTGGATCGGGGTTGTTACATCGTCATGGAATGGAATGGGAATGTTTTTGACAATGTAAAAAGACACCACTGCTCACTCATAATGACCCAGCCCTTTCAATGTCCCACCCCACAGTCACAAATTCGTAAACAACTACGAAAAAAGAATTATATTTCgaagaccaaaaacatattcaagacttgaatatttatcaaaattgaACAAGGGTGATTTTGTAAAAATGACCAAGATTACTCGGAATTTAAAATCTAAATCGAACACATTAGTTGAATGTTCCAGGGATGTTTTGATTAATATTCATGAGAACATTCCTAGCAAATTACTGAACATCAATCGCTCTATCTGCTACAACTGAACATAAAGTTGTGTTCAAGTTGACATAATTAGTAAACGCCAAATATGAATAGAAGGATCCAGATTCAATAATGTTGTTGCTTAGACAAAGAGATTATTCACCTTGAAGGTTGTGATTAGACGAGGCCGATCATTGCTGAGAACTCCAAGCTCTGAAGACCATGTGTCTCCATTGCAGCAGCAATAATGGCCAATAACACCACCAATGAGAGCGGTAATCAGAGCCGAGTCTTTAGAGTTCATGCACTGATCCTTCCCTTCTGTTAGTACCCATAAAGCTACAATCAGAACAGAGGCAATGCCACTATTGGCCAGAACTTGTATCCTGAAAAAAACAGCAGGGAAATTGATACCAAATTCAGGTCAACCACCTCATCATAATGTGACAAAAAAACCATCTCTCAATCAATTCAGTGATGCCAAACTGGACACCAAAAGAAAACTGTTgcaatatcatataaatatccAAGTCAAAGAATACATCCAAATTTTAgcttttttatgtatatatccACAAGTACTACACAATGTGGCTTGTACTGATTCACCCTGTAGAGAGTACCCTAAATAAGAATTTTTAGTGTTCCTACGCAAAAGTGGAGATGTATAAGTGTGTTTAGTACTACACAATGTATAATcatgtaaaattgattataataaATTTAGGTTAAATGTAAAGTGATTAGACTAGGATACGTTTGGACCGATAATTCAGGATCAATACAGTCGTCCACCAgccgggggggggggggggggggggggggggtccAAATCTTGGATACATTTATGTAAGTGGGTTGAATCCATCTTATCTTATAGTAACAACTAACTTCAAGTTAGAATCCATTCTGGAGACAAAGTCAACCCTACCTAGAGCATATCCATCCGCACAAGTTTAATCAAATTCTACACTTATGAATGCAATAAATACATTGAAAAGTGAAAGAAACAATGGCATATACATACCAGTTTCTTTGTCCACCTTGTTTAAACTCAGGATCAATCAACCGCTTCGTATCTTGTCCCTTCTTTGTGAGTGCAGACGAAGTGAAAAAGAAAGCAAATATCATAGCCGCAAaccttgttgaaaatgaatcAATAAccattaaacaacaaaaaaggtTTGTTAATTATGATAGTAATTAATGAAATGATTAATTAGTTACTACCTAAATCCAACAAAAACATGAAGAGACATAACGAAGAAACCAGCAATTGCACCAGAAGTGCTGAGGGAATTTTTCCTATGAGCTCTGAATGCGATTAAGGAACCAACAGTGACAGCAACCAATGGTCGGATCCACTGAGAAAAAGATGGGTCCATTTGAGTTTCCGAAATTGGGTTTCTTCGGTGATGATGagattgaagttgttgttgtctGTTGCAATTTTAAGGTTTAATTATACTCACGgttttaacttaattcttttttttaaattcgttctataacttttaaaagttttaatttgGTCCAGTACATGTGTTTAAGTCGGTCAATTTAATCCTGTTTCATTAATTTTAactccataaaaaaaaagatcgTTGGATAAAGGAGGTCAATCAGATTTAacgtgtatcaccaacacctaatttattctatttttcttcatcttcatcttcatgaagatgatgaagattgatgaatgtTGTGTGATGAAGATGAggtaagaagatgaagaaaaatagaataaattagATGTTGGTTATACACCGTTAAATCTGATGGACCTCCTTTATCCAACAGTCTCCTTTTTTAGGGAGTTAAAATTAACGAAATATGACAAATTGACAGACTTAAACCACATATAAAGAACCAAATTGAAACTTTCAAACGTTATAAGACCAATTTAAAAACCACATATAAAGACCAATTTAGATGTTGGTTATACACTGTAATATAGGacacttttggttttcccctctgtaaatttttttttttagattccgtccttgtaaaataaagattcttcaaaATTGCCCactgactcagcagaatctatgatgtggcatttttttttatttttcaattttttttggatgccaagtgtaaaaaagaatttacatgtcatttataatttaaaaaaaaaatctatttttttaaaaatgaaaaatattttttaaaaagctaaaatcattttaaaaatcagaaaaaaaatacaatttttttttttaaaatacttcctaatttcagaaaaaaaaatgattttttttattttttaaataaaaaagaaattcgtaaaaattcaggaataaattttttgaattctttTCTAAATGCTAACTTAATATATTTCCCATCAATGACAGGAAAACCCATATGGTATACCATTTCCATTCTCGAACTTAATATATTTCCaagttttccaaaaaaattatactaaatttaaaaaaaaatccgaattaaattaaaattataaaattcgaaaaaaaaaaagtattatctaatttttttgaatttgtaaaaaatatttgaatttttttctaattatttaatttcaaaaaagaatttataaaatttctggaataaagattttgaaatataaaatatatatttttattttgaaaattaaatttaaaaaatctgaatgttttttctgatttaaaaaaaatctggaacttaattaatttaaaaaatctgaattttttttcgatttaaaaaaaaaatagatttttaaaaagaatctgaaattaggaagtattttaaaaaaaatctggaacttcattttaaaaataaaaatttcaatttttttaatttttgaaaaaaatttgtattttttttttcttctgaaataattttagctttttaaaaaatatttttcgtttttaaaaaaaaaatagatttttttattttttttaattataaatgacatgtaaattattttttacacttggcatccaataaaaaattgaaaaataaaaaaaatgtcacatcatagattctgctgagtcacagGGCTCAGGGGGCAATCTTgatgaatctttattttataaggacggaaaaaaaaaaatttacaagcgGAAAAACCAAAAGTGTCCTATAGATAAAAccctattaacccaaaaaagaaaattaagttaaaggatcGAGAGTTTAATTAACCGTAGTGGTAAGCTCGCTAGGACGCTATAGTGAACTTTTAATAAGTAATAACTGTACATTGATTGTTATTCtagttataataatatattggtTGCATTCCACACCGAATAGGCAACGAGGAACACGAACGAAAGTTATCACTCTTGTGTTTGGTCTTGTCTGTTCCACGATACTTTATTCTTCTGCTCTATTATTTGCCcttcttaaaacaaaattttatttccgAAAATGTTAAGAACACGTCCCAACACACACTATCCAAAAGAGTGTATTGATGTGTGTTAAAGAGAGCGTGATTTTAAACtaacttattatatttttgcCGCTTTTAGTAATTTTGTTATTTCGTAATATTTTTGCAGCAGCTGAATCTCACAGAGCGCAAATGGATAACTCAAATCATCTCATTTTTTATAGTGGTTAATATGCACTTCATCCATATGCACATAAGTTGGTTATACTTTTTATATTGATTTAGCCTATTATTTCTTTCCCTATTATTATATCCTATACCGGTCTTCTATTCTGTTTGTTGCTACTGTTGTGCTGTGCCTTGTCTTTTAAGCCTTTCCTTTTTTAACTTTCAACCATGTTAAAATTACATcaatctttcatttttatttgatcaaaacaTTAAACAGAATTTGCTAAAGAGCATTGTTTAAATACAAGCAAAAGTGAAGTTGCTAAGAGGCAGAAAGTAAGAAGCACAAAGAGAAAGTTTCGTGATGTTCGTCGTGCAAGAAACAAGAACGAAGTTGCCAAGAAACAAGAATTAGGGGCCACGGAGCGAGAGCCTTATATGACAAGCAAGAATGATGTtgttaataaacaaaaaatagggGGCACAGAGCGAAAAGGAGAAAGTAAGTTTTACTCAATGCTGTAATGGTATATTGATATGTTCTTTGCAGTTAAATTAATTTGGGTTAACATGTACTTCGTCCAACTGTTATGATTTACATTTTGACTTTAAAACTATGCGAAGATACAATTATTTTTGCTTTCCTGTTTTTATGAAAATGCAAGTTCTAATTGATTGAGTGGACATGTGTTTATCTTGCCATTGTTGCCAGGCTTGGGAAATTCAGCCcatttcattctattttttccTATGCATGTCTTCTATTTTTCTGTGGCTGTTGTGCGttgtcttttttcttctccttttctcTTTAACAGTTTCAGCCATATTAAAATAACCTCACCCTTCATTTCTTAATTGATCAAAACATTAAACAGAATTTGGTAAGAAGCTTCGTGGAAATTACCAGCAGACTCCTCTTTTGATGTACAGGAACCGAAAGGGACTAGTTCAGAGCTATAATACTATATATAATGAGAATGGCGATTGTGTTACTACTCCCTATGTGTTTGATTGTGACACCATGCGTATTGTTAAGGCAAGTTCTTCTGGAAATCTTAACTAAGTTTGTGGCCTTAAGCATtgctttttaaataaatttcaatttgaatTCCTTCAATTTGGTTTCTTTGTGCACATTTGAATTCCTTAAATATCAATTTCTAAACCAACAGGAGGGCTATCTCAATGAAGAACCCTCGTGCGAGAATGCTTTACTGGAGAAGAAAGAGTTGGAGGCTGATGGTGATGTGGCTACACGAGTTGATGAAATAAGTGGGTAGATAGGTTAAGTATTGTCAATCTGTTACCTAACTCAAATTTGCTGGCCCAGCTTCATTCTAGTAGAGGTTtccaaaaatattaatatgaatcaaatttaatttactcttttttttgttttgtgaattaa harbors:
- the LOC11441589 gene encoding protein PGR, which codes for MDPSFSQWIRPLVAVTVGSLIAFRAHRKNSLSTSGAIAGFFVMSLHVFVGFRFAAMIFAFFFTSSALTKKGQDTKRLIDPEFKQGGQRNWIQVLANSGIASVLIVALWVLTEGKDQCMNSKDSALITALIGGVIGHYCCCNGDTWSSELGVLSNDRPRLITTFKPVRKGTNGGVTKTGLLAAAAGGSVIGVSYVLLELLTIRCGSDRVLKQLLVIPLTTVAGLCGSIIDSLLGATLQFSGFCSIRQKVVGNPGTTVKRISGLSILDNNAVNFVSILLTTILTSIACLYIF
- the LOC112421022 gene encoding uncharacterized protein, with translation MTSKNDVVNKQKIGGTERKGEKFGKKLRGNYQQTPLLMYRNRKGLVQSYNTIYNENGDCVTTPYVFDCDTMRIVKEGYLNEEPSCENALLEKKELEADGDVATRVDEISG